The genomic interval CTGGCACCCGGCGACAGCCTGCTCTGCGTCACCGACGGGGTCACGGAGCGGCGCTCGGGCGCCTTGATGTTCGATGACGGGGACGGGCTGGCGCAGGCCCTGTCGGGGTGCGCGGGGCTGAGTGCGGAAGGGATCGCGGAGCGCATCAAGCACGCCGTGCACGACTTCGCGGAGCGCCCGCCGGACGACGACCTGGCGCTCCTGGTGCTCCAGGCCGAGTAGCGCCGGTCCGGGGCATGGCGTCCGTTCGCCGGGCGGCGCGAGACAATGGGCGGTATGCCTTCCGTACTGCCCGATGGTGAACCCGTGCCCGACGACGGGGCGCTGCCCCGCCATGCCCTGGAAGGCGCAGCCGACCGCCCGCTCGGCTTCTACCTGCACGTGCCGTACTGCGCGACCCGCTGCGGCTACTGCGACTTCAACACCTACACGGCGACCGAGCTGCGCGGCTCCGGCGGGGCGCTGGCCTCCCGCGACAACTACGCCGCCCACCTGATCGGCGAGGTCCGCCAGGCCCGCAAGGTCCTCGGCGACGATCCGCGCCCTGTCCGCACGGTCTTCGTCGGCGGCGGCACCCCGACCCTGCTCGCCGCGGCCGACCTGGTCCGGATGCTGGCGGCGGTCCGCGAGGAGTTCGGGCTCGCCGACGACGCGGAGATCACCACCGAGGCCAACCCGGAGTCCGTGGGCCCGGCCTACCTGGCCGAGCTGCGCGAGGGCGGCTTCAACCGGATCTCCTTCGGCATGCAGAGCGCCCGGCAGCACGTCCTGAAGATCCTGGACCGCACCCACACCCCGGGTCGGCCCGAGGCCTGTGTGGCAGAGGCGCGCGCGGCCGGGTTCGACCACATCAACCTGGACCTGATCTACGGCACCCCCGGCGAGTCCGACGACGACTGGCGGGCGTCCCTGGACGCGGCGATCGGCGCCGGCCCCGACCACGTCTCCGCGTACGCGCTGATCGTGGAGGAGGGCACCGGCCTCGCCCGCCGCATCAAGCGCGGCGAGATCCCGATGACCGACGACGACGCGCACGCCGACCGCTACCTCATCGCGGACGAGGCGATGGCCGCCGCCGGCTACTCCTGGTACGAGGTGTCGAACTGGGCCCGTACGCCGGAGGGCCGCTGCCTGCACAACGAGCTGTACTGGCGCGGTGCCGACTGGTGGGGCGCCGGACCGGGGGCGCACAGCCACGTCGGGGGCGTGCGCTGGTGGAACGTGAAGCACCCGGGGGCGTACGCACAGGCACTCGCGGAGGGCCGCTCGCCGGGCGCCGGGCGCGAGATCCTGTCCGCCGAGGACCGCCGCGTCGAGCGCATCCTGCTGGAGCTGCGGCTCGTGGACGGCTGCCCGCTCTCCCTGCTGGCCCCCGCCGGCCTCGCGGCGGCCCGCCGGGCGGTGGCCGACGGCCTCCTGGAACCGGCGCCGTTCGAGGACGGCCGGGCCGTGCTGACGCTGCGCGGGCGGCTGCTGGCCGACGCGGTGGTACGCGACCTGGTCGACTGAGCCCGGCGCGCTCGGGGCGTACGCACCGACAAGGCGCACGCCCCCCGAGCCCGCCGCTCACTTCAGCGGGCACCCCGGCGGCTCCAGCGCCACCTTCCCGCGGCCCGGCCGCAGATGATCCGGGCGTGCCTCCGGCCGTCCGGGTAGGTGATCTGCACGACGTCCAGACCGTGGCCCGCCTGTGGCTCGTACGGGGTGGAGCCGCGGAAGGTGATGGTCCCCGTGGGCATGTTCCCCAGGCTCACCGCGTACAGGTTCGCCCAGGTCTCCGCCGCGCTGTTCACCGCGTCGCCGTGGCTCGCCGCGTCGTACAGCGCGGCCGTGGCGCTGTACGACATCACGGACTGGCCGCTCGCGAAGAGCGGGTCCTCGTACGGTTTCGACGTCCGCAGGCGGGGAAGCGTCGCGCCCTTCGGCAGCAGCGTCTGCAGGGCCTGGTACGACTCCTTGTAGAAGCCCTTGGCGTCGCCGCGGCTCATCGGGGCGAGGGCCGTGTGGTAGAGCGTGACGTTGTTCGTGGTGTCCGTGCTCGCGTCGAGGCGGGTCTTGGTCAGGTCGTCGCCGGTGAAGACGGTGATCGGGCGGCGGGAGCAGCTGCGGGCGAGCCGGCTCATCAGGTTGGCGACGTCCTCGACCCGCCCCGCGAAGTACAGGGCGTCCGGCGGCGGGTCCGCCGAGCAGATCTGCTGCGCCGGACGGTCCAGGTCGGCGCTGCTGCGGGGGCCGAGGCCGTACTCCACCAGCTCCGACAGCTCGAAGCCCGCGTCCTTCAGCATCGCGCCGCCCACCTTGCGCTGCTCCACCGTGTAGCGGTCCTTGTCGTTGTTGCCGAGCTTCCGTGCCAGGACCAGCGCATGCGGCGTGCGCTTCTTGGCGATCTCGTCCGCCACCCGCTTCGCGACGAAGCCGAGGGCGTTCGCCTGCTCCTGGTCGGTGGCCGCCAGGCCGAAGTAGTTGGAGTAGTCCGTCGCCAGATAGCCCCCGGAGTTGGTGGTGTCCACCACGGGCAGGCCCGCCTGCTGAAGGAGGGCGGTGGCCGCCGGGCTGTCGGTGGTGTCCCGGCCCAGTCCGACCACGCCGACCACCGAGGGATCTCTTTCGGCCACTTCGATGATCTTCTTCACCGCGGGTATCTGCTGGAGCATGTCCTGCCCGCCGTTGGCGGTCAGCACCCGCAGCTTCACGGAGAAGTCCAGCGTGTTGGTGTGGTGCTGATAGAGGTAGACGCCGGTCAGCTCCTCCAGCGCCTTGCGGGTGCGCCCCGATGACGGTGCGGTGAACGGGCCCGCGTAGATCACGGTGACGTACTTGTCGCCCGGCCGGATCGAGGCGTTCTCCTCGGCCACCGCCCGCTCGATCCGGTCGAAGGTGACCCCCGCCCCGGCCCCGTCCAGCTCCAGGCCGTTGCCCTCCGCGAAGCGCACCCGGGTGGACGTCGCCACGCCGATGCACTCCTTGGCCCCGCCGCCCGGCCCGGCCAGCCGCACCGAGTCCGTGTCGACATCCGTGAGCGGACCGTGGCAGTAGCGGTTCGCCAGGTGGTTGCCCAGCAGCATCGTGCCCAGCAGCGCGCCGGCCACCAGACAGGCGACCGTCGTCCGCGACATCACCCACCACACCCACGTCCTGCGCACCCGCTGCGTGGACAGCTGGGCGTGCGCGTGCTCGTGGGTCAGCTGGGCCGTCGACAGCGGAAGCCGCAGCACCCAGGCGGGCGTGGCCGTGCCCGAGGGCGACTGGCCCACGCTGAGATGGCCGACCCAGTCCTCGTACCGGGCCCGCGCCGCACCCGTGTGCGCGGGCGGCGGGTCGGGCGGCAGCGGCGGGGTGTGCCGCAGGATCTCGGCCGCCGGCAGCGAGGCCAGGAGCAGCAGCGGATCGACCTCGCTGCGCCGGGAGCGGACGTTGTTGATCGCGTTGATCAGCTGCACGCCGCCGTTGCTCTGGACGGCCCTCGGCAGGAAGACCACCGGCGGCACGGTCCGCTTGCCGCGCCGCCAGTCCGGCGCGTGCGGCCGGTAGTTGTTGCGCAGGTCCTCCAGCAGCGCCTGGACCCTCAGCTCCAGGTGGAACTGGCGGGACCGCTCGTCGCCCGCCGCCGCGTCGGCCACCCGCCCCGCGACCACCGCCGCCCGCGCCCGGATCACCCGCCAGGAACCGCTGGGCGAGAGACGGGACCAGCCGTCCGACGGATAGCCGGTGCTGGCGGCGGCCAGCGACGAGGTGGTGGCGAACCACTTGCTGGCCCGGCGCAGCCACAGCAGCGGCGGCGCCGACGTCGTCACCAGCCGGACCACCGCGAGCCCGAGGACCGCCCCCACGGCCACCAGCATGGTCGGCAGCCAGCCGATCTCGCCGAGCAGCACACCCAGGACCGCGATGACCACGGCCCCCACGAACGTCTCCGGCCGCACCGACTCGCGCAGCGCGGTCCACCAGGTGCCCCGGCCGCGCCGCCCGGCCCGCCAGCGCAGCGCGCTCAGCTCCTCCAGGATCCGTTCGTCGCGCTGGTCCCGGGAGCAGCCCGGGTCCGGGTCCCGCAGCACGGCCTCGGTGGCCTGCTCGATGGCGCCGAGCAGCCGGGACCGGGGGAAGGCGAACGGCTTGTACTGCGATCCGCCCCGGGTCTCCCACGGCTTCTCGGTCAGCGTGCGGACCATGTCGAGCGCCGCTTCGTACGGGGAATCGCCGCGCCCGTCGAGCAGGCGCAGGGGGACGCGGCGCGGCTGGTTGGCCCGGTGGACCTGGCGCACGATCTGCTCGACCCGGGCGTCCACGTCGGCGGGCACGTCGGCGTCGGCGGCCTGGAGGACCACCAGGGGCATCACCGGCCGGTTGTCGCGGTAGCCGTCGATGAGCTGCTGCACGAAGTGGAAGACGGCGGATGCCGCCTCGTTCTCCGCAGTGTCCCGCCAGACCTCGCGTGCCATCGCCCCCGTGCCTTCCCTCGCGAAAAGAGCCTGGCCCCACTCAATAACCGATGGTGTGTGCGAGGCGCAGCTATTTATCCGGATCGGTGCCGGATCGACGGGAAGGCCGGCCGGACATCAGTCCGGAAGGGTGACGAAATCGATCAATTCCTCGACGCGGCCCAGGAGTTCGGGGCGAAGGTCCCGGTAGGAGCGGACCGAGGACAGAATGCGCTGCCAGGCCGCTCCGGTGTTCTCCGGCCAGCCCAGCGCCCGGCACACCCCCGTCTTCCAGTCCTGCCCGCGCGGCACCACCGGCCACCCGGCGATCCCCACCGACGCCGGCTTCACGGCCTCCCACACGTCGATGTACGGGTGCCCCACCACCAGCACGTTGCCGTCCGACACCTGCGCCGCGATCCGGGACTCCTTGGAGCCGGGCACCAGATGGTCGACCAGCACCCCGAGGCGGGCGTCCGGCGCGGGCGCGAACTCCCGCACGATCGCCGGCAGGTCGTCGATGCCCTCCAGGTACTCCACGACCACGCCCTCGATGCGCAGGTCGTCGCCCCAGACCCGCTCGACCAGCTCCGCGTCGTGCCGCCCCTCCACATAGATCCGCCCGGCCCGCGCCACCCGCGCCCGCGCCCCGGGCACCGCCACCGAGCCGGAGGCCGTACGCGTGGGCCGTGCCGGGCCCCCGGCCGACGGGCGCACCAGCGTGACCACCCGGCCCTCGAGGAGGAAGCCGCGCGGCGTCATCGGGAAGACCCGGTGCTTGCCGAACCGGTCCTCCAGGGTCACCGTCGGCCCCTCGGCGGTCTTCTCGCACCGGATCACCGCGCCGCAGAAACCGGTGACGGCCTCCTCCACGACCAGATCGGTCTCGGCGGGCACCTCCGGGGCGGGGGCGGACTTCTTCCACGGCGGGGTCAGATCAGGCTGGTAGCTGCGCATCGCACGACGATAAGCGGGGAAGGCCGATCGGCGGGGAAGACCTACGACACGCCGAACCGCCCCGCCAGTGCGGCCCGCTGCGCCCGGACGAACGCCGCGTCCACCACCGCCCCGTGCCCCGGCACGTACAGCGCGTCCTCCCCGCCCAGCTCCAGCAGCCGGTCCAGCGCGGCCGGCCAGCGCGCCGGACTCGCGTCCGGGCCCGCCTGGGGCTCCCCGGACTCCTCGACCAGGTCCCCGCAGAAGACCAGCGCGGGGGAGCCCGGGACCAGCACCGCCAGGTCGTGGCCGCTGTGCGCCGCGCCCACGTCCACCAGGACCGCCTCCCGGCCGCCGCCCAGGTCCACCGTCAGCTCCCCGCGCACCTCGTGGCGCGGGGCCACCAGCACATCGGCGGCCTCGGCCGCGTCCGCCTCGGGCAGTCCCTGTGCCACCGCGTCCGCGTACAGCTCACCGGCCCCGCCTCGCAGCAGCTCCGCCGTGCCCTCGGAGCCGTACACCTGTGCCCCGGCGAATGCGGCGGTGCCCAGCACATGGTCGAAATGGGGGTGACTGAGTGCGATGTGCGTCACCCTCCGGCCGAGCAGCGCCTCGGCCTGGACGCGCAGTTCCACACCCTCACGCAGTGACGAACCGGTGTCGCAGAGCAGCACCCCGTCAGGACCGGCCACCAGCAGGGCCGTCGCGTCCCAGACCGGAAGGCGCCGACGGCCCGTTCCGTGACCCAGCCGCTCCCATCCGAACTCTTCCCAAGAGGCATCCATGCGGCGACGCTATCGGCAGCGACCTGCGCGGTCGCGCGG from Streptomyces drozdowiczii carries:
- the hemW gene encoding radical SAM family heme chaperone HemW; translation: MGGMPSVLPDGEPVPDDGALPRHALEGAADRPLGFYLHVPYCATRCGYCDFNTYTATELRGSGGALASRDNYAAHLIGEVRQARKVLGDDPRPVRTVFVGGGTPTLLAAADLVRMLAAVREEFGLADDAEITTEANPESVGPAYLAELREGGFNRISFGMQSARQHVLKILDRTHTPGRPEACVAEARAAGFDHINLDLIYGTPGESDDDWRASLDAAIGAGPDHVSAYALIVEEGTGLARRIKRGEIPMTDDDAHADRYLIADEAMAAAGYSWYEVSNWARTPEGRCLHNELYWRGADWWGAGPGAHSHVGGVRWWNVKHPGAYAQALAEGRSPGAGREILSAEDRRVERILLELRLVDGCPLSLLAPAGLAAARRAVADGLLEPAPFEDGRAVLTLRGRLLADAVVRDLVD
- a CDS encoding DUF3097 domain-containing protein, encoding MRSYQPDLTPPWKKSAPAPEVPAETDLVVEEAVTGFCGAVIRCEKTAEGPTVTLEDRFGKHRVFPMTPRGFLLEGRVVTLVRPSAGGPARPTRTASGSVAVPGARARVARAGRIYVEGRHDAELVERVWGDDLRIEGVVVEYLEGIDDLPAIVREFAPAPDARLGVLVDHLVPGSKESRIAAQVSDGNVLVVGHPYIDVWEAVKPASVGIAGWPVVPRGQDWKTGVCRALGWPENTGAAWQRILSSVRSYRDLRPELLGRVEELIDFVTLPD
- a CDS encoding MBL fold metallo-hydrolase, with the protein product MDASWEEFGWERLGHGTGRRRLPVWDATALLVAGPDGVLLCDTGSSLREGVELRVQAEALLGRRVTHIALSHPHFDHVLGTAAFAGAQVYGSEGTAELLRGGAGELYADAVAQGLPEADAAEAADVLVAPRHEVRGELTVDLGGGREAVLVDVGAAHSGHDLAVLVPGSPALVFCGDLVEESGEPQAGPDASPARWPAALDRLLELGGEDALYVPGHGAVVDAAFVRAQRAALAGRFGVS